A genomic window from Purpureocillium takamizusanense chromosome 2, complete sequence includes:
- the fcp1 gene encoding Protein-serine/threonine phosphatase (COG:K~EggNog:ENOG503NXKY), which translates to MYDKVVSLGSRLHYPITITKLLKSPGDNIKKQDNIIEYKFTWRRRVGDDEWTDETTYTEFDSPAEGRLKDWRIREGQVIGADMPCMTVEEACGHEVQIQGLCSLCGADMTEVNWASEEKDTDRAMINMTHDQTGLMVSESVATKAEHDAQRRLLRQRKLSLVVDLDQTIIHACIEPTVGEWQRDPTNPNHEAVRDVESFQLNDDGPRGLASGCTYYIKLRPGLRAFLEEVSKMYELHVYTMGTRAYALNIARIVDPDRRLFGNRVISRDENGSITSKSLQRLFPVSTNMVVIIDDRADVWPRNRPNLIKVVPYDFFKGIGDINSSFLPKRTDILPAPSPATAPAQQQEQQQQQQAQSNGSAETPTTEAAVAAAPQGAKASPLEDLARMSGADDEAQLKLQAEEQEKSLEKQLTDRPLLHMQEELDKEDEASQDGEAGDATATHHRQHLLNDDDEELIALQDHLTDLHSSFYETYDRRREERKQSEPTHPPGHNKRRKASVDDGVDLSMVPDIGDILDELKSNVLSGLVIVLSGLVPLGVNVEDSEIGMQAQSFGAQVLDSVSRRVTHLVVSTSRPRTRKVQQAARIASIKIVNQNWLTDCLSQWRRLDESPYYMDIPDSDRAAGGGGEDDTTEATSEAENDEAAEARDLKDFDWATADKDLEEFLDEDDDGDEDDDDEDEGNEDGETEDGSESGADAEEGNETDHSRRPGKKRKKGADGEESDGDGPSNVAGESVLAKKQRLSRSRGTSALRSVRTPNGGDADGDSSLPTPVPTGDDGASQGTTTSNGNGNGNSNKNWDDGADFDEDALERELLAELEAAET; encoded by the coding sequence ATGTACGACAAGGTCGTGTCGCTGGGCTCCCGCCTGCACTAccccatcaccatcaccaagctGCTCAAGTCGCCCGGCGACAACATCAAGAAGCAGGACAACATCATCGAGTACAAGTTcacgtggcggcgccgcgtcggcgacgacgagtggaCCGATGAGACGACGTACACCGAGTTCGATAGccccgccgagggccgcctcAAGGACTGGCGCATCCGCGAGGGCCaggtcatcggcgccgacatgCCCTGCATgaccgtcgaggaggcctGCGGCCACGAGGTCCAGATCCAGGGCCTCTGCAGCCtctgcggcgccgacatgacCGAGGTCAACTGGGCCAGCGAGGAAAAGGACACGGACCGCGCCATGATCAACATGACGCACGACCAGACGGGCCTCATGGTCAGCGAGTCCGTCGCCACAAAGGCCGAGCACgatgcccagcgccgcctgtTGCGCCAGCGCAAgctcagcctcgtcgtcgacctcgaccagACCATCATCCACGCCTGCATCGAGCCCACCGTCGGCGAGTGGCAGCGCGACCCCACCAACCCCAACCACGAGGCcgtccgcgacgtcgagAGCTTCcagctcaacgacgacgggccccgcggcctcgccagCGGCTGCACCTACTACATCAAGCTGCGTCCGGGCCTTCGCGCCTTTCTCGAGGAGGTGTCCAAGATGTACGAGCTGCACGTCTACACCATGGGCACCCGCGCCTACGCCCTCAACATTgcccgcatcgtcgacccggaccgccgcctcttcgGCAACCGCGTCATTAGCCGTGACGAGAACGGCAGCATCACCTCCAAGAGCCTGCAGCGCCTCTTCCCCGTCAGCACCAACAtggtcgtcatcatcgacgaccgCGCCGACGTCTGGCCCCGCAACCGCCCCAACCTCATCAAGGTCGTCCCCTACGACTTTTTCAAGGGCATTGGCGACATCAATTCGAGCTTCCTGCCCAAGCGCACCGATATTTTGCCCGCCCCTTCaccagcgacggcgccagcgcagcagcaggagcaacaacagcagcagcaggcacagTCAAACGGCTCAGCGGAGACGCCCACGACCGAggcggctgtggctgcgGCTCCCCAGGGTGCcaaggcgtcgccgctcgaggacctggcccgcatgagcggcgccgacgacgaggctcagCTTAAGttgcaggccgaggagcaggaaaAGTCGCTCGAGAAGCAGCTGACGGaccggccgctgctgcacatgcaggaggagctggacaaggaggacgaggcgtcgcaggacggcgaggcgggcgacgcgaccGCCACGCACCATCGCCAGCAcctgctcaacgacgacgacgaggagctcatAGCGCTGCAGGACCACCTGACGGACCTGCACTCGTCCTTTTATGAGACGTACGACCGGAGGCGCGAGGAACGCAAGCAGTCGGAGCCGACACACCCGCCGGGGCATAACAAGCGCCGCAAGGCGTcggtcgatgacggcgtcgacctgtCCATGGTGCCCGACATTGGCGACATCCTGGATGAGCTCAAGTCCAACGTGCTCTCGGGCCTGGTCATAGTGCTGTCGGGCCTGGTGCCGCTGGGCGTCAACGTCGAGGATTCGGAGATTGGCATGCAGGCACAGAGCTTCGGTGCCCAGGTCCTCGACAGCGTGTCACGACGCGTGACCCATCTGGTTGTCTccacgtcgcggccgcgcacTCGAAAGgtgcagcaggcggcgaggatcGCCAGCATCAAGATTGTCAACCAGAACTGGTTGACGGACTGCCTGAGCCAGTGGCGCCGGCTCGACGAGAGCCCGTACTACATGGATATTCCAGATTCAGACCGCGCagccggaggcggcggcgaagacgacacGACCGAGGCCACGTCAGAAGCCGAaaacgacgaggcggccgaggcccggGACCTCAAGGACTTTGACTGGGCCACGGCGGACAAGGACCTGGAGGAATTtctcgacgaagacgacgacggggacgaagacgatgacgacgaagatgaggGGAATGAggacggcgagacggaggacGGGTCCGAGAGcggggccgacgccgaggagggtAACGAGACAGACCACTCCCGGAGGCCcggcaagaagcgcaagaaggGGGCCGATGGGGAGGAGTCGGACGGGGATGGCCCCTCAAACGTCGCCGGGGAGAGcgtgctggccaagaagcAGCGTCTgtcgcgcagccgcggcaCGTCGGCGCTGCGGTCAGTACGGAcgcccaacggcggcgacgccgacggggacAGCagcctgccgacgccggtgccgacgggcgacgatggggcGTCGCAGgggaccaccaccagcaacggcaacggcaacggcaacagcaacaagaactgggacgacggggccgactttgacgaggacgcgctggagcgggagctgctggcggagctggaggcggccgagacgtGA
- the cnd1 gene encoding condensin complex non-SMC subunit Cnd1 (EggNog:ENOG503NURB~COG:B~COG:D~BUSCO:EOG0926079Q) — protein sequence MATINFDINDALKHYMSDPTTIPTPEADGALFDCENDPEALTNPVINPILNPIVDAVADNPDAIMRASNMDSLQFLLKYTQFLPTHALSKVFDLVMSGLSAEADAIHNDIDSPDEQDALAHHKQLLEIYGFLLQWTIAAVETKAAEKSSAAPVARGRGKPKKGATKEDSWDSATQLQSALDIMCKVLKLKLSKIFLTTSERDTFIGLLTRPVYMILESEQRTKATPIRMHCFKVLCMAVKHHGHGYAAQINVIQNLTYFEHLSEPMAEFMHILAETYDYPQLADEVLRELSNKEFNSNDTRGPKSVSAFIAKLSELAPRLVIKQMTMLAKQLDSESYTLRCALIEVCGNMIAHLSKQDERSENHKSQLNAFFDVLEERFLDINPYCRCRTLQVYAKLCDLEQKFPKRRQKAAELACRSLEDKSSNVRRNAIKLLGSLIKTHPFTVMHGAQLSRKEWQERHDKVEEELNALKPPPGMPGFGEDKANTTVDNGLIDEATQIASPEKPKPMSEEDKIAAIKKAQEEAATSEAIEKLTLTRRYYNEALKFIDVLHSATGIVCQLLGSRNKSEVIEAIDYFEIGDAYNIEQNKVGIRRMLRLIWTKGNSDEGKGVQTHLIECYRRLFFEAPDTFSPNDAAIYVARNMISLTFGATPAELTSLEQLLATMMKAGIIPEAVVSKLWQVYGVQRRDMSKTQRRGAIIVLGMLATANPEIVVGEIETMLRTGLGGHGRSDLQLAKFTCIALRRINPQGRQAKESTTAKFARLPNDHAVCARLAAITEVPSDSKEWYGVAEQAINAVYAVAKHPDTLCSGIIRRKTRQVFGNSGSRPSSRPTTSDETQAVTQAMTQALDVGDATVTQMPQTQTQTQTPPPKKRDNAIALSQLLFIVGHVAIKQIVHLELCELDFKRRKQEKEKQQQAGSKADKDKEEADELDLIGGTSEDDFTEAMAHIRERELLYGPSSLLALFGPLVSEICANNNIYADKGLQAAATLCLAKLMCVSSEYCETNLPLLITIMERSPDATVRSNAVIALGDMAVCFNHLIDENTDFLYRRLADDDASVKRTCLMTLTFLILAGQVKVKGQLGEMAKCLEDEDRRIADLARMFFTELSTKDNAVYNHFVDMFSLLSAGGRMEEESFRRIIRFLLGFVEKDKHAKQLAEKLAARLARCETERQWNDVAFALGLLPHKNEEIAKTVSEGFKVVQAAA from the exons atggcgaccaTCAACTTCGACATCAACGATGCGCTCAAGCACTACATGTCGGATCCGACCACGATTCCGACACctgaggccgacggcgcgcttTTTGACTGCGAAAATGACCCCGAGGCCCTCACAAACCCCGTCATCAACCCCATCCTCAACCCCAttgtcgatgccgtcgccgacaaccCCGACGCCATCATGCGCGCCTCTAACATGGACTCGCTGCAGTTCCTCCTCAA GTACACACAGTTTCTGCCCACGCACGCTCTCAGCAAGGTCTTCGACCTGGTCATGAGCGGCCtcagcgccgaggccgacgcgaTCCACAACGACATCGACTCGCCCGACGAGCAGGATGCTCTTGCCCATCAcaagcagctgctcgagatctacggcttcctcctccagTGGAccattgccgccgtcgagacaaAGGCCGCCGAAAAGTCGTCTGCCGCGCCTGTCGCGAGGGGCCGCggcaagcccaagaaggGTGCTACCAAAGAGGATTCGTGGGACTCGGCCACGCAGCTCCAGTCCGCGCTCGACATCATGTGCAAGGTTCTAAAGCTGAAGCTATCCAAAATCTTCCTCACCACCAGCGAGAGGGACACCTTCATCGGCCTGCTCACACGGCCCGTCTACATGATTCTTGAGAGTGAGCAGCGCACAAAGGCGACGCCCATCAGGATGCACTGCTTCAAGGTGCTCTGCATGGCTGTCAAgcaccatggccatggatACG CCGCGCAAATCAACGTGATCCAGAACCTGACCTACTTTGAGCACCTTTCCGAGCCCATGGCCGAGTTCATGCACATCCTTGCCGAGACCTACGACTACCCGCAGCTGGCCGACGAAGTCCTGCGCGAACTCAGTAACAAGGAGTTCAACTCCAACGACACACGCGGCCCCAAGTCGGTCTCGGCCTTTATCGCCAAGTTGTCCGAGCTCGCTCCCAGACTGGTGATTAAGCAAATGACCATGCTCGCGAAGCAGCTGGATAGCGAG TCGTACACGCTTCGCTGTGCCCTCATCGAGGTCTGCGGCAACATGATTGCCCACCTTAGCAAACAAGACGAGCGCAGCGAGAACCACAAGTCGCAGCTCAACGCCTTTTTCGatgtcctcgaggagcgctTCCTCGATATCAACCCGTACTGCCGCTGCAGGACGCTCCAGGTCTACGCGAAGCTGTGCGACCTCGAGCAAAAGTTCCCCAAGCGGCGGCagaaggcggccgagctggcctgccgcagcctcgaggacaagagCAGCAACGTGCGCAGGAACGCCATCAAGCTTCTCGGTTCCCTCATCAAGACCCATCCCTTCACTGTCATGCACGGCGCCCAACTGTCCCGCAAGGAGTGGCAGGAGCGCCAcgacaaggtcgaggaggagctcaatgcgctgaagccgccgccggggatgCCCGGCTTCGGCGAGGACAAAGCCAACACCACGGTCGACAACGGATTGATCGACGAGGCGACCCAGATCGCCTCGCCCGAGAAGCCAAAGCCCATgagcgaggaggacaagaTTGCGGCCATCAAGAAGGCACAAGAAGAGGCAGCCAcgagcgaggccatcgagaaGCTCACCCTCACTCGGCGCTACTACAACGAGGCACTCAAGTTCATCGACGTGCTTCACAGCGCGACGGGCATTGTGTGCCAACTGCTCGGCTCCCGCAACAAGAGCGAAGTGATTGAAGCCATCGACTACTTCGAGATTGGTGACGCCTACAACATTGAGCAGAACAAGGTGGGCATCAGGCGCATGCTGCGACTCATCTGGACCAAGGgcaacagcgacgagggcaagggcgtgCAGACTCACTTGATTGAGTGCTACCGGAGGCTGTTCTTCGAGGCGCCCGACACCTTCAGCCCCAACGATGCCGCCATATACGTCGCGCGCAACATGATCAGCCTCACTTTtggcgcgacgcccgccgagctgACGTcgctcgagcagctgctcgccacCATGATGAAGGCGGGCATCATCCCGGAGGCGGTCGTGTCCAAGCTGTGGCAGGTATACGgcgtgcagcggcgcgacATGTCCAAGACGCAGCGACGCGGAGCCATTATCGTGCTGGGCATGCTGGCCACAGCCAACCCCGAGATTGTGGTCGGGGAGATTGAGACGATGCTGCGCACAGgtctcggcggccatgggcgcAGCGATCTTCAGCTGGCCAAGTTCACATGCATCGCGCTGAGGAGGATCAACCCCCAGGGCCGGCAGGCCAAGGAGTCGACAACGGCCAAGTTCGCGCGTCTGCCCAACGACCACGCCGTCTGCGCGAGGCTGGCAGCCATCACCGAGGTGCCGTCGGACAGCAAGGAATGGTATGGCGTGGCCGAgcaggccatcaacgccgtcTACGCCGTCGCGAAGCACCCGGACACGCTGTGCTCGGGCATCATCCGGCGCAAGACTCGTCAGGTCTTTGGCAACTCGGGCTCgcggccgtcctcgcggccgACAACGAGCGACGAGACACAGGCCGTAACGCAGGCCATGACGCAGGCCCTGGATGTGGGGGATGCCACGGTGACGCAGAtgccgcagacgcagacgcagacgcagacgccaCCGCCCAAGAAGCGAGACAACGCCATCGCGCTGTCGCAGCTGCTCTTCATCGTTGGCCACGTGGCCATCAAGCAGATTGTGCACCTGGAGCTGTGCGAGCTCGACTTCAAGCGGCGGaagcaggagaaggagaagcagcagcaggcgggcagcaaggcggacaaggacaaggaggaggcggacgagctggacctgATCGGAGGCACGAGCGAGGACGACTTCAccgaggccatggcgcaCATCCGGGAGCGCGAGCTGCTGTACGGGCCCAGCTCACTGCTGGCGCTGTTCGGGCCGCTGGTGTCGGAGATTTgcgccaacaacaacatctACGCGGACAAGgggctgcaggcggcggcgacgctgtgcCTGGCCAAGCTCATGTGCGTGTCGTCGGAGTACTGCGAGACGAACCTGCCGCtgctcatcaccatcatggAGCGGTCCCCGGACGCGACGGTGCGGTCCAACGCGGTGATTGCGCTGGGAGACATGGCGGTGTGCTTCAACCACCTGATTGACGAGAACACGGACTTTTTGTACCGGCGGCtggcggacgacgacgcgtcGGTCAAGCGGACGTGCCTGATGACACTGACGTTCCTGATCCTGGCGGGGCAGGTCAAGGTCAAGGGGCAGCTGGGCGAGATGGCCAAgtgcctcgaggacgaggaccggCGGATCGCGGACCTGGCGCGCATGTTCTTCACGGAGCTCAGCACCAAGGACAACGCCGTGTACAACCACTTCGTGGACATGTTCAGTCTGCtgagcgcgggcgggcggatggaggaggagagctTCCGGCGCATCATCCGGTTCCTGCTCGGTTTTGTCGAAAAG GACAAGCACGCAAAGCAGCTGGCGGAGAAGTTGGCGGCGCGACTGGCACGGTGCGAGACGGAGCGGCAGTGGAACGACGTGGCGTTTgcgctggggctgctgccgcacaAGAACGAGGAGATTGCCAAGACGGTGTCGGAGGGCTTCAAGGtggtgcaggcggcggcgtag
- a CDS encoding uncharacterized protein (COG:C~COG:D~EggNog:ENOG503P3YN~TransMembrane:1 (o24-43i)), producing MAQDMPPKGGYEPVQYKRNLPAKGFRPGILLLGMGAVMGYGWYKLVHGIREANELAREKMWARIHLIPLLQAEEDRDQVRRYWADQKREKELMGDNAKVYHNDRFVRPTYAVSPLPTKD from the exons atggcccagGACATGCCCCCCAAGGGCGGGTACGAGCCCGTCCAGTACaag CGAAACCTCCCCGCCAAGGGCTTCCGGCCCGggatcctcctcctcggcatgggcgccgtcatgggcTACGGCTGGTACAagctcgtccatggcatCCGCGAGGCCAA CGAGCTCGCGCGCGAAAAGATGTGGGCGCGCATCCACCTCATCCCCctcctgcaggccgaggaggaccgcGACCAGGTGCGCCGGTACTGGGCCGACCAGAAGCGCGAGAAGGAGCTTATGGGCGACAACGCCAAGGTGTACCACAACGACCG GTTTGTCCGGCCGACATATGCCGTTTCCCCCTTGCCGACAAAGGACTAG
- a CDS encoding uncharacterized protein (SECRETED:SignalP(1-21~SECRETED:cutsite=THA-FA~SECRETED:prob=0.5681)), whose protein sequence is MRPSLFIIAALATMALGKTHAFATSLRDMKKAASGMNKAVTVWSDVNVRVPIRRQSRALSKTFNRAAKAARKDLARAAKRRGMAAVPLEMVRIVAREAKGLATLLRYVAKKEPAGHFQGIG, encoded by the exons atgCGGCCGTCCCTCTTCATCATCGCGGCTCTGGCCACCATGGCCCTCGGCAAGACCCATGCCTTTGCTACCTCCCTGCGGGACATGAAGAAGGCAGCCTCCGGCATGAACAAGGCCGTCACCGTCTGGAGCGACGTCAACGTGCGCGTCCCGATCCGGCGGCAGTCGCGCGCGCTGTCCAAGACGTTCAACagggccgccaaggccgccaggaaggacctcgcccgcgcggccaAGCGCAggggcatggccgccgtgccgctcgAGATGGTCCGGATCGTGGCCCGGGAGGCCAAGGGGCTCGCCACACTCCTGCGCTACGTTGCGAAGAAG GAACCTGCGGGTCACTTCCAGGGCATTGGGTAA
- a CDS encoding uncharacterized protein (COG:S~EggNog:ENOG503PA1B~SECRETED:SignalP(1-20~SECRETED:cutsite=VAA-AP~SECRETED:prob=0.8265)), whose protein sequence is MRNGVIAAALLAGAADLVAAAPGNKGCNADNCLRALRATQIPGRLESARAFCASYTAVPAPTGLAVPSYAADACKKNPNGDQPARLSSACACIAPGTTTTTPPTTTPSTSSTTTTTPTTTTPTTSPTASACAQVSSSWAAQVKTSKAVPTVAAALAHECLKSVPLGKDAAIQLVDAIEPYLEWQSDAAYKKDPPKDYFYPGFDIFGNLAKVKANLQADKYDSEYAFQTDLYETVFGPGHDGHYVFYPDALAKAFKWRRDRSLVSISEDGTSLPVIKLYEDVTKDPKTARAVTKINGIEASKYVEDTINKATYNQDVDSAYNSMFYSKAFSAVNSLTGYFAGGGRIGIIYQGPNTTFTFADGEEVTLENKANIVGDLTGVVDGASFYKKFCTPAPSQQSKTDKAAVAQLPGYPKPVITTSDGVVSGYYLTGEGLEHVAVIVLTAFEGNSPAEFQAVTQDFFHEAKAAGKTKLVVDFQVNGGGYILLGYDFFRQLFPQIQEDGFSRWKQNGGFSTMSRIISDLVKDVDPQNEANGNLVQLYESWYNYRYDLNLTLGHFATFEDKFTPQIFKDTPYTSLMRWDLNDPLTTTNSTFGMGIEISGYGTRKNLTQPFKAEDIVLLYDGVCASTCTLASEMLRIQGGVKSVAFGGRPREGPIQGVGGIKGSQVLQYNNIYSYTNFIADLTDDPKQLAELKRYTDLPMRRSTAAAVNVRDQILRDNVNDGLPAQFVAEDADCRLYWTAPMISDVTEIWKAAAHAAFNGAKCAHGGIKASKRSTTDELAPAALMPRARLSASVDKTPVQHSEEWLALYQQKAIE, encoded by the exons ATGCGCAACGGCGTCATTGCCGCGGCCCtcctggccggcgcggccgacctcgtcgccgccgccccgggcaACAAGGGCTGCAACGCGGATAACTGCCTCCGTGCTCTTCGCGCGACGCAGATtcccggccgcctcgagaGCGCTCGGGCCTTCTGTGCCTCTTACACGGCGGTGCCCGCGCCCACGGGCCTCGCGGTGCCTTCGTATGCAGCCGATGCCTGCAAGAAGAACCCGAACGGCGACCAGCCGGCTCGTCtgtcgagcgcctgcgcctgcatTGCCCCtggaacgacgacgacgacgccgcccacgacgacgcccagtACCTCGTCGACTACCACGACTACGCCCACTACTACCACGCCCACTACCTCTCCCACGGCCAGTGCCTGTGCCCAAGTGAGCTCTTCGTGGGCTGCGCAGGTCAAGACCAGCA AAGCCgtgccgacggtggcggccgcgctcgCTCATGAGTGCTTGAAGTCGGTTCCCCTGGGCAaggacgccgccatccagctcgtcgacgccattgAGCCCTACCTCGAGTGGCAGAGCGACGCCGCCTACAAGAAGGATCCGCCCAAGGACTACTTCTACCCGGGCTTCGACATTTTTGGCAATctggccaaggtcaaggccaaCCTCCAGGCCGACAAGTACGACAGCGAGTACGCCTTCCAGACGGACCTGTACGAGACCGTCTTCGGCCCCGGACACGACGGCCACTACGTCTTCTACCCTGATGCCTTGGCCAAGGCCTTCAAGTGGCGCCGAGACCGCTCGCTCGTGTCCATCAGCGAGGACGGCACCTCTCTGCCCGTCATCAAGCTGTACG AGGATGTGACCAAGGACCCCAAGACGGCGCGTGCCGTCACCAAGAtcaacggcatcgaggcCAGCAAGTATGTCGAGGACACGATCAACAAAGCTACGTACAACCAGGACGTTGACTCGGCATACAACTCCATGTTCTACTCCAAGGCCTTCAGCGCCGTCAACAGCCTCACGGGCTActttgccggcggcggccgcattGGCATCATCTACCAGGGCCCCAACACGACCTTCACCTTTGCTGATGGTGAGGAGGTGACGCTGGAGAACAAGGCCAACATCGTTGGCGACTTGACCGGCGTTGTTGACGGCGCCTCCTTCTACAAGAAGTTCTGCACGCCCGCTCCCTCGCAGCAGAGCAAGacggacaaggcggcggtggctcaGCTGCCTGGCTACCCCAAGCCTGTCATCACGACTAGTGACGGCGTCGTTAGCGGATACTACCTCaccggcgagggcctcgagcacgTGGCCGTCATTGTGCTGACGGCGTTCGAGGGCAACAGCCCCGCTGAGTTCCAGGCCGTGACGCAGGACTTCTTCcacgaggccaaggctgccGGCAAGACCAAGCTGGTCGTCGACTTCCAGGTCAACGGCGGAGGCTACATCCTGCTGGGCTACGACTTCTTCCGCCAGCTGTTCCCCCAAATCCAGGAGGACGGCTTCAGCCGCTGGAAGCAGAATGGCGGCTTCAGCACCATGTCTCGCATAATCAGCGATCTCGTCAAGGACGTCGACCCCCAGAATGAAGCCAATGGTAACCTCGTTCAGCTCTACGAGTCGTGGTACAACTACCGCTACGATCTGAACCTCACGCTGGGTCATTTCGCCACGTTCGAGGACAAGTTCACGCCCCAGATCTTCAAGGACACGCCCTACACTTCCCTCATGCGCTGGGACCTCAACGACCCCCTTACCACGACCAATAGCACCTTTGGCATGGGCATCGAGATCTCTGGATACGGCACCCGCAAGAACCTGACGCAGCCCTTCAAGGCAGAGGACATTGTGCTTCTCTATGACGGTGTCTGCGCCTCGACGTGCACCCTTGCCTCGGAGATGCTCCGCATCCAGGGCGGCGTCAAGTCGGTTGCCTTtggtggccgcccgcgcgagGGCCCCATCCAGggtgtcggcggcatcaagggCTCTCAGGTCCTCCAGTACAATAACATTTACTCGTACACCAACTTTATTGCCGATCTCACCGACGACCCTAAGCAGTTGGCCGAACTCAAGCGCTACACGGATCTTCCCATGCGCCGctccaccgcggccgccgtcaacgtccGCGATCAGATCCTGCGTGACAACGTCAATGACGGCCTTCCGGCGCAgttcgtcgccgaggacgccgactGCCGCCTGTACTGGACCGCCCCCATGATCTCGGACGTGACTGAGATTTGgaaggcggccgcccacGCTGCCTTCAACGGCGCCAAGtgcgcccacggcggcatcaaggcGTCCAAGAGGAGCACCACAGATGAGCTCGCCCCCGCGGCCCTcatgccgcgcgcgcgtctgtCGGCGAGCGTCGACAAGACGCCGGTCCAGCACTCGGAGGAGTGGCTGGCTCTTTACCAGCAGAAGGCTATCGAGTAg